The Apteryx mantelli isolate bAptMan1 chromosome Z, bAptMan1.hap1, whole genome shotgun sequence genome has a segment encoding these proteins:
- the LINGO2 gene encoding leucine-rich repeat and immunoglobulin-like domain-containing nogo receptor-interacting protein 2, with protein sequence MLHTAISCWQPFLGLAVLLVFTGPTIGCPARCECSAQNKSVSCHRRRLMSIPEGIPIETKILDLSKNRLKGVNPEEFTSYPLLEEIDLSDNIVANVEPGAFNNLFNLRSLKLKGNRLKLVPLGVFTGLSNLTKLDISENKIVILLDYMFQDLHNLKSLEVGDNDLVYISHRAFSGLLSLEQLTLERCNLTAVPTEALSHLHNLISLHLRQLNINVLPAYAFKRLFRLKDLEIDSWPLLDMLPANSLYGLNLTSLSITNTNLSAIPYSAFKHLVYLTHLNLSYNPISTIEAGMFSDLVRLQELHMVGAQLRTIEPHAFQGLQFLRVLNVSQNLLETIEENVFHSPKTLEILCINNNPLACDCRLLWILQRQPTLQFGGQSPMCAGPDSVKERSFKDFHSTALSFYFTCKKPKIQDKKLQYLVVEEGQTVQLMCNADGDPQPTITWVTPRRRLITAKSNGRATVLGDGTLEIRFAQDQDTGIYVCIASNAAGNDTYSASLTVKGFASDRFLYANRTPMYMTDSNDTSSNGTNVNTFSLDLKTILVSTAMGCFTFLGVVLFCFLLLFVWSRGKGKHKTSIDLEYVPRKNNGAVVEGEVAGPRRFNMKMI encoded by the coding sequence ATGCTTCACACGGCTATATCATGCTGGCAGCCATTCCTAGGTCTAGCTGTGCTGCTAGTTTTTACGGGCCCAACCATAGGCTGCCCGGCCCGCTGTGAATGCTCGGCACAGAACAAGTCCGTCAGCTGTCACCGAAGGCGCCTAATGTCTATCCCAGAGGGCATTCCCATTGAGACCAAAATCTTGGACCTCAGCAAGAACCGACTGAAGGGTGTCAACCCTGAGGAATTCACATCATACCCTTTGCTGGAGGAGATAGACCTCAGCGACAATATAGTTGCCAATGTGGAGCCCGGAGCCTTTAACAATCTCTTCAACTTGCGGTCCCTGAAACTGAAAGGAAACCGGCTGAAGCTGGTCCCCCTAGGGGTGTTCACTGGGTTGTCAAACTTAACAAAGCTTGATATAAGTGAAAACAAGATTGTCATTTTGCTGGACTACATGTTCCAAGATCTGCATAATCTAAAATCTCTGGAGGTTGGGGACAATGATTTGGTTTATATATCCCACAGGGCCTTTAGTGGACTGCTTAGCCTGGAGCAGCTCACTCTGGAGAGATGCAACCTCACAGCTGTACCAACAGAAGCTCTTTCCCACCTTCACAACCTCATCAGTCTGCATCTGAGACAGCTCAACATTAACGTTTTGCCTGCATATGCCTTTAAAAGATTGTTTCGCCTGAAAGACCTGGAGATAGACTCCTGGCCCCTCCTGGACATGCTGCCTGCCAACAGCCTGTATGGTCTCAATCTTACTTCTCTCTCCATCACCAACACTAACCTGTCTGCAATACCTTACTCTGCTTTTAAACATCTGGTTTACTTGACACATCTAAACCTCTCCTACAACCCTATCAGCACCATTGAGGCGGGCATGTTTTCGGATTTAGTGCGTCTGCAGGAACTCCACATGGTGGGGGCTCAGTTACGTACCATTGAACCACATGCTTTCCAAGGGCTCCAATTCCTACGTGTGCTTAATGTGTCCCAAAATCTGCTAGAAACCATAGAAGAGAATGTATTCCATTCCCCCAAGACCCTTGAGATCCTCTGCATTAACAACAACCCTCTGGCTTGTGACTGCCGCCTCCTTTGGATTCTGCAAAGGCAACCCACTTTGCAGTTTGGAGGCCAGTCACCAATGTGTGCTGgcccagacagtgtcaaagagaGGTCATTCAAAGACTTCCACAGCACAgctctttccttttatttcaccTGCAAGAAGCCCAAGATACAAGACAAGAAGTTGCAATACCTGGTAGTAGAAGAAGGGCAGACAGTGCAGTTGATGTGCAATGCTGATGGGGATCCTCAGCCTACCATAACCTGGGTTACCCCACGTCGGAGGCTGATCACAGCAAAATCAAACGGAAGAGCCACAGTGCTGGGAGATGGCACACTGGAGATCAGATTCGCTCAAGACCAAGACACAGGGATCTATGTTTGTATTGCAAGTAACGCAGCTGGGAATGACACCTATTCAGCCTCCCTTACAGTAAAAGGGTTTGCATCAGACCGTTTCCTTTACGCCAACAGGACCCCTATGTATATGACAGATTCCAATGACACCAGTTCCAATGGAACTAATGTGAACACCTTCTCTCTGGACCTTAAGACAATATTGGTGTCCACAGCTATGGGCTGTTTCACATTCCTTGGagtggttttattttgtttcctactTCTTTTTGTGTGGAgccgagggaaaggcaagcacaaAACCAGCATTGACCTTGAGTATGTTCCCCGCAAAAACAACGGTGCTGTAGTCGAAGGGGAGGTTGCTGGACCACGAAGGTTCAATATGAAAATGATTTGA